A stretch of DNA from Bacillus alveayuensis:
CTATCCTTTAAAAAAATTGATCTTAAGCCTTCAATTAGAACATATTGAAGATTAATTCTGATTATTTGAAAGGGATTTTTTCCATTCATGTCGAAATAGTTTTCTTGTTGAGGTGAACATCGTGAAAGCTCCAAAACAATACCATGTTACGATAAAAGGAACAAAGGATGGGTTAACTTTATATTTAGATGATGCTTGTTCGTTTCATGATCTTGAACGTGAATTAGAAAAAATGTTATCAAAGCGTCAATATATAGATGAAGACGGACCGCTAATCGGTGTCGTTTTAAAAGTAGGCAACCGCTATTTAACGAAGCGGCAAGAAGAACGTTTGAAAACATTAATCCGAAAAAAGCGAAATTTATTTGTCGAAGCCATTGATTCAAATGTCGTTACAAAAGAAGAAGCATTAAAATGGAAGCAGGAATCAGAAATCGTTTCCGTTGCCAAAATCGTTCGGTCTGGACAAATTTTAAAAATCAATGGCGACTTGCTATTACTCGGAGATGTAAATCCAGGAGCAACCGTTATGGCGACGGGAAACATTTTTATTATGGGGGCATTAAAGGGGATTGCACACGCAGGCTATGAAGGAAATCGAGAATCCATTATCGCAGCATCAATTATGAATCCAATTCAGCTCCGCATTGCAGATCTGATAAGCCGTTCGTTTGAAATGAATCATGAAAATCAAGAGAATGGCTCAATGGAATGTGCATATATAAATGATGAGGAAACAATTGTAATGAATAGGTTACAAGAAATATCTCATCTTAGACCCAATTTAACTAGGTTTGAGGGGGGGATCCAATATGGGTGAGGCAATCGTCATCACATCAGGAAAAGGTGGAGTAGGAAAAACAACAACATCAGCGAACGTTGGTACAGCCCTTGCTATATTTGGTAAAAAAGTTTGTTTAGTTGACACCGATATAGGTTTGCGCAATTTAGATGTAGTCATGGGCTTAGAAAATCGAATAATTTATGATTTAGTCGATGTTGTGAAAGAGCGTTGTAAAATGCATCAAGCTCTTGTAAAAGATAAACGCTTTGATGATTTACTTTTTTTACTACCCGCCGCTCAAACAAGCGATAAAACAGCTGTCTCCCCTGAAGAAATGGCTAAACTGATAGAAGAATTAAAAAAAGACTTCGATTATATCATTATTGATTGTCCGGCAGGGATTGAGCAAGGGTATAAAAATGCCATTGCGGGTGCTGATAAAGCGATCGTTGTCACAACACCTGAAATCTCAGCTGTAAGGGATGCAGATCGTATCATTGGTTTATTAGAAAAAGAAGAGATTGAACCACCTAAGCTTGTAATTAATCGAATACGAAATCATTTAGTCAAAAATGGTGATATGTTGGAAGTAGATGAAATTGTTCATCATCTGTCCATTGACCTACTAGGAATTGTCGCGGATGACGATCATGTTATTAAAAGCGCCAACAGCGGAGAACCAATTGTGATGAATCCAGATAATAAAGCTTCGATTGCCTACCGAAATATTGCAAGACGCATTTTAGGAGAGTCGGTTCCGTTATTGTCTTTAGATGAACCCGAAAAAGGGGTATTTGCTAAAATTAAACGTTTTTTTGGCGTGAAAGCGTAATATTGTTCATGATAAAAGGGGCTTATCCCATAAGTCACACTCATTGACTTATGGATAATCCCTTTTCTTTTTAGCTTAAATTCCAGCTGAAACGAAATTCTCTTATGCTAAAAATCTTACTATCTGTCATAACAATTGCGGACAAGGCATACATTTTTACAAACTGAAAGAAAAAGGATGATGACATTCATGAATCGCCGTGCGGAAGAGATTAAAAAAAGGATTGCCAAACGGAAAAGAGAGAGAATGAATTGGCCAAAAGAAGGAACCGTCCGAAAGGAAAGTCAACCTATCATTTTTGATGAAGAAACATATGGTTCTAATACGACAGCGTATTATGATCATAACCAATCCAAAAGTTTTCATCCTTTGTTTCGTTCAGATATTTTCATGATGAAGCTTTTGATCGCTTCTTGTCTCGTCTTGATCACTGCAATTGTGTTTAAAAATGAACAACCGCCATTTCAAGAAGCTAGAAGCTTTGTAAAAAATACGTTGGAAAAAGAATTTGAATTTGCGGCTGTTTCGAAATGGTATAAGGAACAATTTGGGGATCCAGTTGCCTTCATTTCTAAAGCGAAAACAGAATCGAAATTGAAGGAGGAAAAGCAATTTGCTGTTCCAGCTTCAGGAAAAGTGTTGGAAAGCTTTCAAGATAATGGACAAGGGGTTACAATTGAAACGGCAAAAAAAACAGTTGAAGCAATGAATGAGGGAATTGTCATTGAAGCTGGCAAAATGGATGAGACCGGGTTAACTGTGATCGTTCAACATGCTGATGGAACAGAATCATGGTATGGAAATTTAGAGTCGATTGATGTTGCCCTATACGATTTTGTTGAAATGGGTGCGCCAATAGGAAAAGTGAAACACGATGAACATGAACAAGGAACATATTACTTTGCTATAAAAAAAGGGGATCAATTTATTGATCCGAATCAGGTGATTTCTTTTGAGTAAATATTTGGTCTTACTTTTCAAAATTCATATTCATCCGCTCTTTTGGGCGATCGCTGCGTTATGTATTGTTACGGCTCAATTTCAGTCGCTTTGTATGCTTTTTACAATTGTTTTTATACATGAAATGGGCCATGCGATATGTGCCCGTTTTTTTTCATGGAGAATCAAACATATTGTCCTCCTTCCTTTTGGCGGGGTAGTAGAAGTTGATGAGTATGGCAACAGACCTTTTAAAGAGGAACTGTATGTTATTATTTCTGGTCCAATCCAGCACGTGTGGCTGCAAGGAGCCGCCCTTTTTCTTTCGCAATATGGACTTATAGAAGGGGATTTTTATGAGTTATTTACTTTTTATAATGTCTCCATATTTCTTTTTAATTTAATTCCAGTGTGGCCGCTTGATGGTGGAAAACTTTTATTTTTATGTTTATCATATTTTTATCCATTTTCCATTGCTCATCGTCAAATGCTTATTTTTTCTACAATTACAGTTTGTATAATGACTGCATTCTTTTTCGTGATTGAACCATTTCAATTAAACATTTGGCTCATTCTAGGTTTCATTTTGTACTCACTTTATACGGAGCATAAGCAAAGAATGTTTGCTTTCATGCGCTTTTTATTAGAGAGGTATTATGGGAAAATGAAGGAATTTTATTCTTTAAAACCAATTGTCGTTAACAGTGAGGAATATGTTCTTGAAGTGTTGCTCAAATTTCAAAGAGGGTGTAAACACCAGGTTATTGTGCAAAAAGGAGAGAAAAAACTGTTTCAATTGGATGAAAATGAAATTTTACATGCTTATTTTTCAGAAAAACGTACAAATGCGAAAGTAGGCGATTTAATGTATGTTTATTGACGTAAATGGTCGATCATGAGTTAATGAAGGTAAAAAGGTTTGGGGAAATGAGGAATGAAGTTGCGGCAGTTAATCATAAATGCAATCACAGAAGAAGAACGTCTTGCCCTTATAGAAGATGGACGTGTCGTTGAAATTTATATAAAGGAAAAGCAAAATACGATCTTTGCTGGAGATATTTATCGTGGGAGAGTGCGAAATGTCCTGCCAGGCTTACAAGCAGCGTTCGTCGATTTAGGCAATGGAGTAAACGGCTATCTTCATCGCAATGACATTCGCTCCTATATAGAAGCTGTTCAGACAAATCCAAAGAAAAAAGATGCCAGCATTTCGTCCTTTATCCGAGAAGGCGAAGAAGTGATCGTTCAAGTTATTAAGGAAGGAAATGAACATAAGGCTCCGAAATTATCAATGAATTTGGAATTTAAAAGCTCATCTTTAATCTATAAACCATTTGAGACGATTATTTGCCTATCCAAAAAAATTACGAATCAAAAGGAAAGAACAAGATTAGAACAATTTGCGAAGGATGTTTTAAATCATGAAGGAATGATCATTCGTACAGAAGCAACACATCTCGCAAACGAAGAGTTAAAAAAAACGTTTGATCGATTAAAATCATTGTATCGTCATGTCATATCGAGCAAAACAAAAGCTCCTAAATTATTGTTGCGACAAGACAGCTTTATAGAACAAGTTATTCAAGAAATATCGCCGCAGATGATCGATGAAATTATTTATGATGTGAGTAAAATCGGTACAAAACTGAAAAATATATTCGCGAAAAATCATACCATTCGGTTTATTCATCATATGGAAAAAGAAGATATTTTTTCTTTTTATAATATTAATGAGGAAATCGCCAAAGCATTAAAAAAGATTGTCTGGTTAAATAATGGCTCCTTTATTGTCATTGAACAAACAGAAGCGATGACCGTCATTGATGTAAATACTGGGAAATATTTAGGAAAGTATACATACCGAGATACAGTCCTGAAAACAAATAAAGAAGCTGCCAAGGAAATTGTTCGACAAATTCGCTTAAGAAACTTAAGTGGCATTATCCTTATTGATTTTATTGATATGGCCAATAAACATGATCAACAGGAAATCGTCGCTGCTTTTAAAGAAGAATTAAAAAAAGATCGGATATATACGAAAATGATCGGGTTTACAGATTTAAATATTCTTCAATTAACGAGAAAAAAAGTGAGGAAATCTTTATTAGAGCTTTTAACAGCTCCATGCCATGTTTGCAACGGCACTGGAAGAGTTCAATCACCAGAAGCCATTGCTTTTACGCTTGAAAGAACATTGTGGGAATTACAAAATCGAGATGTGGAGGCTGTTTGGGTTGAAGCCAATCCACAAGTAGCCGCTTTATTTGAAGGAGAGCATCGTTCTCATCTTCAAAAATTAGAACAAACGTTCAAAATGAAAATTTTTATTTTCGCTAAAGAACAAGTAAAGCATTTCAACATCCGCCACTATGGTAATATTCAAGAGGTCAAACAAAGAATCGCTTATCATCAATAATCCTTATTTGAAAGAGCTTTTTAGGATATGTGATTGACAACAACCAATATATTTTGATATCATCTATGTGTTATTGTTTGTAGCACCTGTGCTACAACCGCACAGAATAGGTTCAAGATCGGCTATATGTCGACACCTGTACTGGCGAGTCTGAGTAAAATTAGGAGGTGCAAAGATGTACGCAATTATCGAAACAGGTGGAAAACAGGTTAAAGTTGAAGAAGGGCAAGCGATTTACGTTGAAAAATTGGATGCCCAAGAAGGAGACACAGTCACTTTTGACAAAGTTCTTTTCATTGGTGGAAACGATGTGAAAGTTGGAAATCCAACTGTTGAAGGTGCGACTGTAACAGCAAAGGTTGAAAAGCATGGTCGTGCGAAAAAAATCACCGTTTTCAAATACAAACCAAAGAAAAATCAACGTAAAAAACAAGGTCATCGTCAGCCTTATACAAAAGTCGTAATCGAAAAAATTAATGCATAATTAAAGGCTGTTAAGTATGATACATGTTTATATTAACCGCTCAAAAGACGGGTATATTCGTTCATTTAAAATGTCCGGTCATGCTTATTACCATGAACCAGGCAAGGATATCGTTTGTGCTGGAGCTTCGGCCGTTTCTTTCGGTACGGTCAATGCCATAGAAGCATTAGCGAAAGTAAAGCCGGTTATTGATATGAAAGAAAAAGGATTTCTTTATGTTGAACTACCAGAAGGGATCGATTCTGAGTCCTTTGAAAAAGCTCAACTATTGTTAGAAGGAATGCTCGTATCTTTACAAACAATTGAACGAGATTACGGTCATTATTTACGTATACATGATCAATCGTTTTAGGAGGTGGATCAAATGTTAAGACTAGATCTTCAGTTCTTTGCTTCTAAAAAGGGTGTAGGTTCTACGAAAAACGGTCGTGACTCTATCGCAAAACGCCTTGGTGCAAAACGCGCGGATGGTCAATTTGTAACGGGTGGTTCGATCCTTTATCGTCAGCGTGGTACAAAAATTTATCCAGGTTTAAATGTTGGCCGCGGCGGTGACGATACACTTTATGCAAAAGTTGATGGGATCGTTCGTTTTGAACGCTATGGCCGCGACAAAAAGAAAGTGAGCGTATACCCAGTAGCAAAAGAAGCATAATAAAAATGGAAAAACTCTAACCGAAATGGTTAGAGTTTTTTATTTTGGCTCTTCTCTTAAAGATTGTTGCTTTACTATAGCTTTTGACTGTCATAGAAAAGCGATAGGCTTGCAATCTATTGCGATCTAATTCAATTTAAAGCTTTCAGTTTTGAAAAAGTGATGCAAGGATTATAAAATATGACTTTATATGAATTAGATATGTCTGCTATAATTTTTGTACATATAGAATGAACAAAATGCTGGTTGGATTGGGAGTAGAAAAATGAAAAAAGTTGATGAAACATGGGGGATTATTGACGTTTTAACCCAAACCAGACACGACTGGATGAACAAATTGCAATTATTAAAAGGGAACTTGGCACTGAAAAAATACGATCGCGCCCAAAAAATCATAGATCAAATGGTGATTGAAGCACAACATGAGTCAAAGCTATGTCAATTTAAAATGGAAAAATTTGCTGAATTTATTTTGACATACAATTGGTTAAATCGATTCCTTTCAATTGAATATGTTGTGCTTGGTGATGTTTTAAATTTATCAAAAATCGATGAACCTTTGACGGAATGGACGAAACAATTTTTTTCCTTAATGGAAAATCTTGTAGAACCGAATGCAGAAAACCACTTAATGCTGACAATTGAAACAGTTGGCAATCGCACTCGATTCTTATTTGATTTTCAAGGCATACTAAACAAAGAAGAAGAACTAACTCTTTTTTTATCAACGAAAAGTTATGATGTTATTCATATAACAGTTCTTTCATGTAGTCGCTCACAATTAACGGTCAACTTAGAAGTGACAAATGAACATATGGTTTAGGAGGCTTACAACGATGTTTGTCGACCAAGTCAAAATTTATGTTAAAGGTGGAGACGGTGGAAATGGCATGGTTGCGTTCCGCCGAGAAAAATATGTTCCGAAAGGAGGGCCTGCTGGAGGAGACGGTGGAAAAGGTGGAGACGTCATATTTGAAGTTGATGAAGGGCTTCGTACGTTAATGGACTTTCGCTACCAAAAGCATTTTAAGGCACCAAAAGGTGAAAATGGAATGTCCAAAAATCAGCATGGGAAAAATGCTGAACCGCTCATTGTAAAAGTACCGCCTGGAACCGTTGTCATTGATGATGATACAAAAGAAGTCATTGCAGATTTAACAGAACATGGCAGCCGTGCGGTCATTGCTAAAGGCGGACGAGGTGGTAGAGGAAATACCCGCTTCGCTACACCTGCAAACCCTGCTCCGGAAATATGTGAAAAAGGAGAGCCTGGTGAGGAGCGCTATATTGTATTAGAGTTGAAATTATTAGCGGATGTTGGTCTTGTAGGTTTTCCAAGTGTCGGCAAGTCAACGCTTTTATCGGTTGTTTCTAGTGCGAAGCCGAAAATAGCCGCATACCACTTTACAACGATTGTTCCCAACCTAGGAGTAGTCGAAACAGAGGATGGCCGCAGCTTTGTGATGGCTGACCTTCCCGGACTAATTGAAGGTGCGCATCAAGGGATCGGTCTAGGACATCAATTTTTACGTCATATTGAGCGAACAAGAGTCATTGTGCATGTCATTGATATGTCGGCAATGGAAGGAAGAGATCCATATGAAGATTACGTTACGATTAATGAAGAGTTAAAACAATATAACCTTAGACTAACAGAGCGGCCGCAAATTATTGTTGCCAACAAAATGGACATGCCCGGAGCAGTAGAAAATCTAGAGGAATTTAAGAAAAAATTGCCAAAAGATGAAAAAATCTTTCCAATTTCTGCAGTTACCCGTCAAGGAGTGCGCGAATTGCTTTTTGAAATTGCCGATTTACTTGAACGAACTCCTGAATTTTCACTTTTTGAAAAAGAACAAAATGATTCAACTATAAATCGAGTTGTTTATACATTTAAAAAGGAAGAACCAGACTTTACGATTTCACGTGATAGTGACGGTGCATTTGTTTTGTCTGGAAAGAAAATTGAAAAGCTCTTTAAAATGACAGATTTTTCGAGAGATGAGTCAGTTAGACGCTTTGCACGACAAATGAGGGGAATGGGAGTTGATGATGCATTGCGGGAAAGAGGGGCAAAAGACGGAGATACGGTCCGTATACTCGATTATGAATTTGAATTTATTGATTAAAAGGGAGGGCTAAATGCTCTCCTACAACAAGATATTTTTGCCACGATGATTTTGCTTGTAAAAGGAAGGTGCTGCGCAATGAAGGATGAGGTTTTTTATTTAGTACGGGAAGATGTTCTTCCGGAAGCAATGCGAAAAACCTTAGAGGTTAAAAAGCTTTTAGAGCGTGGGAAAGCTTTGTCTGTTCAAGAAGCAGTACAGCGAGTGGATATGAGTCGCAGTGCTTTTTATAAGTATCGCGATGCCATATTTCCCTTTCACACGGTCGTAAAAGAAAAAATTATTACTTTATTTTTTCATCTAGAAGATCGGGCGGGGACACTCTCGAAATTATTAGGAATTGTCGCAGATGCCGGCTGCAACGTTTTAACGATTCACCAAACGATTCCATTACAAGGAAGAGC
This window harbors:
- a CDS encoding septum site-determining protein MinC (product_source=KO:K03610; cath_funfam=2.160.20.70; cog=COG0850; ko=KO:K03610; pfam=PF03775; superfamily=54277,63848; tigrfam=TIGR01222); the encoded protein is MKAPKQYHVTIKGTKDGLTLYLDDACSFHDLERELEKMLSKRQYIDEDGPLIGVVLKVGNRYLTKRQEERLKTLIRKKRNLFVEAIDSNVVTKEEALKWKQESEIVSVAKIVRSGQILKINGDLLLLGDVNPGATVMATGNIFIMGALKGIAHAGYEGNRESIIAASIMNPIQLRIADLISRSFEMNHENQENGSMECAYINDEETIVMNRLQEISHLRPNLTRFEGGIQYG
- a CDS encoding septum site-determining protein MinD (product_source=KO:K03609; cath_funfam=3.40.50.300; cog=COG2894; ko=KO:K03609; pfam=PF13614; smart=SM00382; superfamily=52540; tigrfam=TIGR01968), which produces MGEAIVITSGKGGVGKTTTSANVGTALAIFGKKVCLVDTDIGLRNLDVVMGLENRIIYDLVDVVKERCKMHQALVKDKRFDDLLFLLPAAQTSDKTAVSPEEMAKLIEELKKDFDYIIIDCPAGIEQGYKNAIAGADKAIVVTTPEISAVRDADRIIGLLEKEEIEPPKLVINRIRNHLVKNGDMLEVDEIVHHLSIDLLGIVADDDHVIKSANSGEPIVMNPDNKASIAYRNIARRILGESVPLLSLDEPEKGVFAKIKRFFGVKA
- a CDS encoding stage IV sporulation protein FA (product_source=KO:K06401; cath_funfam=2.70.70.10; cog=COG0739; ko=KO:K06401; pfam=PF01551; superfamily=51261; transmembrane_helix_parts=Inside_1_65,TMhelix_66_85,Outside_86_256), which codes for MNRRAEEIKKRIAKRKRERMNWPKEGTVRKESQPIIFDEETYGSNTTAYYDHNQSKSFHPLFRSDIFMMKLLIASCLVLITAIVFKNEQPPFQEARSFVKNTLEKEFEFAAVSKWYKEQFGDPVAFISKAKTESKLKEEKQFAVPASGKVLESFQDNGQGVTIETAKKTVEAMNEGIVIEAGKMDETGLTVIVQHADGTESWYGNLESIDVALYDFVEMGAPIGKVKHDEHEQGTYYFAIKKGDQFIDPNQVISFE
- a CDS encoding stage IV sporulation protein FB (product_source=KO:K06402; cog=COG1994; ko=KO:K06402; pfam=PF02163; superfamily=54631; transmembrane_helix_parts=Outside_1_19,TMhelix_20_42,Inside_43_113,TMhelix_114_136,Outside_137_157,TMhelix_158_177,Inside_178_181,TMhelix_182_199,Outside_200_288), with the protein product MSKYLVLLFKIHIHPLFWAIAALCIVTAQFQSLCMLFTIVFIHEMGHAICARFFSWRIKHIVLLPFGGVVEVDEYGNRPFKEELYVIISGPIQHVWLQGAALFLSQYGLIEGDFYELFTFYNVSIFLFNLIPVWPLDGGKLLFLCLSYFYPFSIAHRQMLIFSTITVCIMTAFFFVIEPFQLNIWLILGFILYSLYTEHKQRMFAFMRFLLERYYGKMKEFYSLKPIVVNSEEYVLEVLLKFQRGCKHQVIVQKGEKKLFQLDENEILHAYFSEKRTNAKVGDLMYVY
- a CDS encoding ribonuclease G (product_source=KO:K08301; cath_funfam=2.40.50.140; cog=COG1530; ko=KO:K08301; pfam=PF00575,PF10150; smart=SM00316; superfamily=102462,50249; tigrfam=TIGR00757); the protein is MKLRQLIINAITEEERLALIEDGRVVEIYIKEKQNTIFAGDIYRGRVRNVLPGLQAAFVDLGNGVNGYLHRNDIRSYIEAVQTNPKKKDASISSFIREGEEVIVQVIKEGNEHKAPKLSMNLEFKSSSLIYKPFETIICLSKKITNQKERTRLEQFAKDVLNHEGMIIRTEATHLANEELKKTFDRLKSLYRHVISSKTKAPKLLLRQDSFIEQVIQEISPQMIDEIIYDVSKIGTKLKNIFAKNHTIRFIHHMEKEDIFSFYNINEEIAKALKKIVWLNNGSFIVIEQTEAMTVIDVNTGKYLGKYTYRDTVLKTNKEAAKEIVRQIRLRNLSGIILIDFIDMANKHDQQEIVAAFKEELKKDRIYTKMIGFTDLNILQLTRKKVRKSLLELLTAPCHVCNGTGRVQSPEAIAFTLERTLWELQNRDVEAVWVEANPQVAALFEGEHRSHLQKLEQTFKMKIFIFAKEQVKHFNIRHYGNIQEVKQRIAYHQ
- a CDS encoding large subunit ribosomal protein L21 (product_source=KO:K02888; cath_funfam=2.30.42.10; cog=COG0261; ko=KO:K02888; pfam=PF00829; superfamily=141091; tigrfam=TIGR00061) — protein: MYAIIETGGKQVKVEEGQAIYVEKLDAQEGDTVTFDKVLFIGGNDVKVGNPTVEGATVTAKVEKHGRAKKITVFKYKPKKNQRKKQGHRQPYTKVVIEKINA
- a CDS encoding uncharacterized protein YsxB (DUF464 family) (product_source=COG2868; cath_funfam=3.30.70.1490; cog=COG2868; ko=KO:K07584; pfam=PF04327; superfamily=118010) produces the protein MIHVYINRSKDGYIRSFKMSGHAYYHEPGKDIVCAGASAVSFGTVNAIEALAKVKPVIDMKEKGFLYVELPEGIDSESFEKAQLLLEGMLVSLQTIERDYGHYLRIHDQSF
- a CDS encoding large subunit ribosomal protein L27 (product_source=KO:K02899; cath_funfam=2.40.50.100; cog=COG0211; ko=KO:K02899; pfam=PF01016; superfamily=110324; tigrfam=TIGR00062), with the translated sequence MLRLDLQFFASKKGVGSTKNGRDSIAKRLGAKRADGQFVTGGSILYRQRGTKIYPGLNVGRGGDDTLYAKVDGIVRFERYGRDKKKVSVYPVAKEA
- a CDS encoding stage 0 sporulation protein B (sporulation initiation phosphotransferase) (product_source=KO:K06375; cath_funfam=1.10.287.130,3.30.565.30; ko=KO:K06375; pfam=PF14682,PF14689; smart=SM01317; superfamily=55890), whose product is MKKVDETWGIIDVLTQTRHDWMNKLQLLKGNLALKKYDRAQKIIDQMVIEAQHESKLCQFKMEKFAEFILTYNWLNRFLSIEYVVLGDVLNLSKIDEPLTEWTKQFFSLMENLVEPNAENHLMLTIETVGNRTRFLFDFQGILNKEEELTLFLSTKSYDVIHITVLSCSRSQLTVNLEVTNEHMV
- a CDS encoding GTP-binding protein (product_source=KO:K03979; cath_funfam=2.70.210.12,3.40.50.300; cog=COG0536; ko=KO:K03979; pfam=PF01018,PF01926,PF09269; superfamily=52540,82051; tigrfam=TIGR02729,TIGR03595), translated to MFVDQVKIYVKGGDGGNGMVAFRREKYVPKGGPAGGDGGKGGDVIFEVDEGLRTLMDFRYQKHFKAPKGENGMSKNQHGKNAEPLIVKVPPGTVVIDDDTKEVIADLTEHGSRAVIAKGGRGGRGNTRFATPANPAPEICEKGEPGEERYIVLELKLLADVGLVGFPSVGKSTLLSVVSSAKPKIAAYHFTTIVPNLGVVETEDGRSFVMADLPGLIEGAHQGIGLGHQFLRHIERTRVIVHVIDMSAMEGRDPYEDYVTINEELKQYNLRLTERPQIIVANKMDMPGAVENLEEFKKKLPKDEKIFPISAVTRQGVRELLFEIADLLERTPEFSLFEKEQNDSTINRVVYTFKKEEPDFTISRDSDGAFVLSGKKIEKLFKMTDFSRDESVRRFARQMRGMGVDDALRERGAKDGDTVRILDYEFEFID
- a CDS encoding chorismate mutase (product_source=KO:K06209; cath_funfam=3.30.70.260; cog=COG4492; ko=KO:K06209; pfam=PF01842; superfamily=46689,55021), encoding MKDEVFYLVREDVLPEAMRKTLEVKKLLERGKALSVQEAVQRVDMSRSAFYKYRDAIFPFHTVVKEKIITLFFHLEDRAGTLSKLLGIVADAGCNVLTIHQTIPLQGRANVTLSLNTNGMKEDINSLLMKLRKLEFVEKVEILSSGA